The DNA window ACGGGGCTCGACCCGGCTAAACTGCCCAACGAGGTTGTGCCGATTGCATCGAAGTTTATCAAGGAAATCCTCTCTACTGCCAACCTGCCAACACCAATGGCTTAACCGACTCAATGTCATGAACATTCAAGGAATTATTGCTGACTTAGCCAGTACAGACCCCGAACTTTACGACCGACTGGAACACGTGTCGCGCCGGAGTATGTTTTCCATGATCGGTCGCAAAGCTGCCCAGTTGGCCGCGCCCGTCGTGGCAATGTCGGCCGTGAGCCGGGCCTATGGGCAGGCCCTCCCACAACCCATCGTCGACGTGCTTAATTTCGCCCTGACACTGGAATACCTCGAAGCGGAATACTATAATGTCGGCATGGACTCGGCGGGGCTGCTGACGGGTACCGCCCGGACGGTGTACGGCCAGATTCAGAAGCACGAAAACGCCCACGTAAAACTCCTGAAGGATGCACTGGGCAGCGCAGCTGTTGCCAAACCGGCCTTCGATTTTACAGCTAAAGGCATGTTTCCCAGCCCATTCAGCAACTACGGTGTGTACCTGACGCTGTCGCAGGCCTTTGAAGACACTGGTGTACGGGCCTACAAAGGGCAGGCTCCGGTACTGATGCCAAGCGACCCCATTCTGACCACCGCCCTGCGAATTCACTCGGTCGAAGCCAAGCACGCGGCACGCGTACGGATGCTGCGGGGGGTCAAACCCTGGGTAACGGGCAACACCAGTCCGGGCGTCCCATCGGCCATTTACGCGGGCGACGAATCGACCGTTCACCTGGAAATATCCTCGATCGTGCCGGGCGTTCCACTGGAAAATTCGACGCAGGCGTGGGATGAGCCGCTCAGCAAGGAAGACGTTCTCAAGATCGTCGCGCCGTTCATTGTCGCTACCTAGTCTCCCCTATCGCATTCACGAAAAAGCCGCGCCGGATCTCAGGATTCGGCGCGGCTTTTTCGTACCGTGTGCAGTAAGCAAAGCGGCCTCACACCGTGTAAAAAATCGCCAGCCAGATCGTGTCTACGTCCGGGTGCGTCCACTCGACGCGGTGCCGGGCGTGGGCGGGCAGGTTGATGTAGCTACCTGCCTTCAGCTCAATTGGCTCAGCGTCGGTTTCGAGTCGTAGCCGGGCTTCCCCCTGTACCACCAGCACCCACTCGGCTTCGTCCTGATCGTACCAGAAATCGTCCGGCGACGCGTGCCCCCGCGATACAATCCGCTCGACGCGAAACGACTGCCCCCGGAGCAGATCATCAACCAGTTCCTCCGGCAATACAGCCGGACTAGTTGTCAGCAAATCGCCTATAGCTGTCATCATCTTACGGTTTACCAATCAGCAGGTTATAGCCGACATAAGGCAGAATATTAACCCGCTTACCATTGACCCGATACTCCCCGGCATTGACATAACCGAACAGCCCCAGATCGAACGCGTGCCGGGGCCGGTCGATGCGCAGAGCCGCCGACAGGGACGTTTTCCAGTTCGTATCGACGTAGAAATTCACGTTATCGAGCCGTATCTGGTTATCGCTGATAAGCGTCAGACCAGGCGATAGTTTCTGCACAAGACCGACTATTAGAAAAGACCGATTGGGTATACCATACGAGTACACAGGCGGGGCACTGGAATAGTAAGGTGGATTATAATAGATTAGAAATCGAGCACGGGTCGCCACCAGTCCGTAGCCGAGCGTCAGGTTATTCTGACTGCTACCCAGCGTCAGTAGCCCCCGGAACGTGCCCTCTCCTTTGCCTTGTGGGTAGCCGTAGGGTTGCCGGTACGATACCGTCACGGCGGCATGTACATACTGACCCAGTGCCGCGCTAAACCGGGTGCTTATACTACTGTTGTTTTGCACATAAGCACTCCCGCCACCCGCATACGTTTCGCGCACCAGCAGGTACGGAATCGGGGTGACGAAGTTGGCACTCACGCTCCAGAACTTAGTGATACCGTAAGTAAACTCGTTCAACAGCAACCACGTATTGCGGTAGTAGAAACGGCCTTTTTCGGGATTGTACGCCGTCTGCCCGGTCAGCATCCAGGTGGGAAAACGGTTTCGGTGCTTGTTGACAGGTACGGTAGTCAGCGTCGATACCGAGTCGGATTTAAGCAGCAGTTCGGGTTCAAAATACGTTAATCTCCCATTGCGCTTACGAACCGTAATCATCGTGCTATCGCGCTTCACAAACGTACCTTCTATCTGCGTACCGTCGCGAAAAACAAACACCTGGTAGCTACCGTTGGCGGGTTCGGCAGGCCGCATTTCTTCGGGCTCCTTATCGCTGATACTGACGACCTGATCGGCTTCGACAAAACTCATATCGCCCCCCCGCCGACGCACACTGATAATCGAGCTGTCCTGCCGCAGAATCTGGCCTTTCAGCACGGTTCCGTCGCGCATGAGCACAAACGACTCCTTACGCTGGGTATCCTGTGGACTGATTCGAAATGACTGCGCCGAAGCAGCATAAGCACTTAGCAGCAGCAGACAGAAAAGAACTGTTTTCATGGTCGAGGGTGTTAGAAACGGATAGTAAGGTAGTTTTTTCATCATGCAGGTACTCACGCAGCGGCAGTTATTTTTCGAACACGTAGCACAGACCTCCGATTTTCCACTGGCGTTGGAAATCGACCGGGCCGAGGGCGTTTATATTTATTCGACGGCCGGCCCAGACGGTAGCCAACAGCGGTATATGGACCTGATTTCGGGCATCGGCGTCAGCAACGTCGGCCACCGCCACCCGGAGGTGCTCGACGCCATTAAAACCCAGCTCGACAAGTACCTGCACCTGATGGTGTATGGCGAATACGTACAGACGCCCCAGACCCAACTGGCCCACGCGCTGGCCGGTACGCTGCCGCCGTCGCTCAACACGGTTTACTTCACCAACTCTGGTACCGAAGCGGTTGAAGGGGCGATGAAGCTGGCGAAGCGCTACACCGGCCGTACCGAACTGGTCAGCTGCGTCAACGCCTACCACGGTGCCACGCAGGGTGCCCTCTCCCTCTCCGGCGACGAGCACTTCAAGCGCAGCTTCCGGCCATTGCTGCCCGCGACGCGCCATATTCGTTTCGATAATTGGGACGACTTGGATCAGATTACGACAGCCACAGCCGGGGTTGTGATGGAAGTAGTTGGGGGCGAAGCGGGCGTGCGCGTTCCCGACCCGGCTTACCTGCAAGCCGTCCGCGAGCGATGTACCGAAGTTGGTGCGCTATTGATCTTCGATGAAATTCAAACGGGTTTTGGCCGGACGGGTACATTCTGGGCCTTTCAGGGCGTCGGTCAGGATGGCGTCGGCGTTGTGCCGGATGTACTGCTTTGCGCGAAAGGTATGGGTGGCGGTATGCCGATTGGTGCCTTTATCAGCTCAGCCGACATCATGCGTGTTCTCCGCACCAACCCGATTCTGGGCCACATCACCACCTTTGGCGGGCACCCCGTTTCGTGCGCGGCTTCGCTGGCGACGCTGCGGGTGATTCAGCAGGAAAAACTCTACGAACAAGCCGAAGCCAAGGGGCAGCTATTCCGGCAGTTGCTGGTTCACCCGGCCATCCGCGCCGTCCGGGGCAAAGGGCTGATGCTGGCCGTCGAATTCGACTCCTTCGACGTTCTCAAACCCATCATCGACCGGGCCATCAAACTCGGCGTCATCACCGACTGGTTTCTGTTCTGCGATAATTCAATGCGCATTGCCCCCCCGCTCATCATCACCGAATCCCAGATCCGCGACGCCTGCACCGTGATTTTGCAGGCGATTGAGGAGG is part of the Spirosoma rhododendri genome and encodes:
- a CDS encoding aspartate aminotransferase family protein: MQVLTQRQLFFEHVAQTSDFPLALEIDRAEGVYIYSTAGPDGSQQRYMDLISGIGVSNVGHRHPEVLDAIKTQLDKYLHLMVYGEYVQTPQTQLAHALAGTLPPSLNTVYFTNSGTEAVEGAMKLAKRYTGRTELVSCVNAYHGATQGALSLSGDEHFKRSFRPLLPATRHIRFDNWDDLDQITTATAGVVMEVVGGEAGVRVPDPAYLQAVRERCTEVGALLIFDEIQTGFGRTGTFWAFQGVGQDGVGVVPDVLLCAKGMGGGMPIGAFISSADIMRVLRTNPILGHITTFGGHPVSCAASLATLRVIQQEKLYEQAEAKGQLFRQLLVHPAIRAVRGKGLMLAVEFDSFDVLKPIIDRAIKLGVITDWFLFCDNSMRIAPPLIITESQIRDACTVILQAIEEVV
- a CDS encoding ferritin-like domain-containing protein, coding for MNIQGIIADLASTDPELYDRLEHVSRRSMFSMIGRKAAQLAAPVVAMSAVSRAYGQALPQPIVDVLNFALTLEYLEAEYYNVGMDSAGLLTGTARTVYGQIQKHENAHVKLLKDALGSAAVAKPAFDFTAKGMFPSPFSNYGVYLTLSQAFEDTGVRAYKGQAPVLMPSDPILTTALRIHSVEAKHAARVRMLRGVKPWVTGNTSPGVPSAIYAGDESTVHLEISSIVPGVPLENSTQAWDEPLSKEDVLKIVAPFIVAT
- a CDS encoding cupin domain-containing protein; this encodes MMTAIGDLLTTSPAVLPEELVDDLLRGQSFRVERIVSRGHASPDDFWYDQDEAEWVLVVQGEARLRLETDAEPIELKAGSYINLPAHARHRVEWTHPDVDTIWLAIFYTV